In Homo sapiens chromosome 8, GRCh38.p14 Primary Assembly, the genomic window TGTCTTCTAAGGTGAGAACACTGAGTGAAGGCTTTTCTACATAGATGACATGCATATGGcctctctccagtgtgagtcatCTTGTGCCGTCTAAGGTGAAAGCAATTAGTATAGGCCTTTTCACATAGATTACACTGATATGATTTACCTTTAGTATGAATTTGTTTATGTGGTTCAGTGGACAAAAGATTACGAAGGGATTTTCCACACTGTTTGCTGACATAGGGTTTCTTTCCACTATGAGTTAACAAACACTGAGTTATTGTGGAACTGCGAGTGCAATCTTCTCCCGAATCATTACATTCAAAAGGATCCTCCAGAATGAGAGAGTTCTCCTTTGGGGCAAATATTAAAAGCTCTTAATGGTTTACCCACATATATCTATACATTCATTTCACTACCTTTGAATCCTAGACCAACCATTCAGTGGTAGACCCCAGTTGAAAGCTTTCCAATGTTTCTtgtgtgaaaggaaattaaattttgggaccccaaactcatttaaccaaagggaaaaatcaagctgggaactgggtcacaCAAACCTGCCTCCCCCTTCTGGTTCCTAAATAATATGGCtacaagatgaaaagctacaCGCCTCCCCCATATTTTGCCCATGAGGAAATTCCTCATGAGCTGTTAAAATTGCACCATGGCAATGCAAACTGATAACTTTTCTTTACAAGTGCAGTCATCCCCAGTTCACCAGGCACAAATGCATATTGATTGTCTCCCTGCCCCATTTTGCCTATGTTGTCTTATGTAAAATGCAGCTTTCCTGCATTATTCCTCTGcctcatttgtttatgtcatcttatgtaaaaaaatccagattcactgagccagaaaAATGCATGAATGACTATTTTTTCTACCCACCTTTTACATGAAAATTGTGTACTTCTCAatatcccaccctttcccctttaaatttggagccttcaaaatcatctttggagaaaggcatacACCTGTCCCCTGGGTGcatgtccttaactttggcaaataaatctcctaaaatgattgagacttgtcttgtCATTTTTCTCGATTGACAATTGCATACACATTATCTCCTGCAGACACAGATATGTTCTCTTCTGTAACATCTCAACTGCAGCGTTATTGCATAATTGTGTTGATATCAATATCTTTCGATGACTGGGCATGAGCAATGTATATGCACTTGTTCTATTTTAGAGATCTCATGTTATGGTTTAGAACACAGGTCAATGTATTCACTAAATTCAAagtatccaattttttttttttgcttagaaaACACTTAATGCCAGCTTAATTACACTCAGGTGATTGTGCTTCATTACTAACTTAATCCATTAACATGTCTTTAACTTAGATGACTGGTGTACACAGCTATAAAACTTACCATTGTCATACTGGTGGATGCGTCTTTTCTGGTGATAGGATGCATGGATATCATGTGTGTTTTCTTAAGGGCACTTTCCCTGtctgaaataattgaaaaataaattgttacatTGGTATTATGGTAATAAAATTGTTTGAAAAGCCCCAAAGCCCACGtacttttttcaaaaattgaCACGTAGATGTGGCAAGTGTGTCAAATGAAGAAACTACTTGAATAGAAGAAATAGATTGTACAGTGTCagcaattagaaaatatttttaaaattaaaatgtgaaaagagttAAAATGGAGATGAGATATCAGGCAGGTAAAAAGAGGGATAGTCTTCACAGGGGTATCAGGAAAAGAGTCAGCATATGAAAGTTTAACCCCAGCCAAGTACATGAATTATCCTTTTcccaaaagtgaaagaaaagaaaaaaaagaggacacaagAGTAGCATCTGACACATGAACAAAATGATAATAACATCTAAGGAATTCTGCTCCAGTAGCCTAACctacattttagaaattatcaCTCATTTAATAAAACCACTAATTAATATTCAACTGATATTATTCATTGACAAAGCACCTCCTCCTATTAGAGCACAGGACCCTGTTGCTTACTTGGATTCTGGTCTTGAAGAAATACTCTTCCTTCCCTCCACAGCTCTTTTCCTTGCTCCAGCTGCAAAATTATATAGGATTTGCTTATCTGGTACCCTGTTAGTGGAAAGAATACATGTGTTTTGAGTTCACTGTCAATAAATGTGCATTATCACCAAGTGTAATGCAGGCTATcaaggaagaataaaaacagtGAAGGTCAGCTCAGGCCACAAGACCTAGAACACAGAAAACTCCCCAGGATTTTTCTGACCCAATATGAGACTacaaaataaatccaaaccaAAGGTCCATcaggaaaaggaaattcaaaaCAGTCAGGACCTATGAATGCTGAGTCCATGCCTAAGTTCCAAGACGCAATGCATAATACACAATCTTTTCAGAAAGAGAGTAATTATATCtctgcacagtgtgtttactatTATTCTCAcgcacaacaaaaaaaaacattcgatttacaaaaataattggTGTTCTATATGGAAAAGATATTGCTATTGTTTTCCCTAATTGGTCTCAGCCTAAGCATAGACTAAAGCAGAAgagttatttagaaaatatttaatttaatacacTGAAAACATTCATTAAGTTCCCAGGTCTGTTATGAGTATTAGAGACTGAGTACCAAAGAAACCATGAAATCCTTGTCAAGACTACATTCTAATTGAGTgacaaactaaataaaataaaataaaaagaaagatatttatttcaGATAGATTTAGAGAGTTCAAACCTTTTTCAGATGAGATCTGTGAGAGAATCAGAGAAGAGATTAGAGTGAGATATGGGGAAGCTGTTTTAacacttattgaatgaatgagtgaatgtgtcTCTACatatgtacatgaatgttcaggGACTCACCGAGGGACACCAGGTGACTGATATTTTCCAGCATCACATCTCTGTACAGCTTTCTCTTGGATGTGTCCATCATGGCCCACTCTTCCTGGGTGAAGTCAATAGCTACATCTTCAAAAGTCAGTTTCTTCTAAAACATCACAGACATTTTAGTTTAGACAGAGAAATTCCTTTCAATGTCCGGAAGAGGAAGGCTGAGATGACATAGCTAGCAGCTGGGTATGCAGAATACTCAGTGTTTTGGGTTCCAGCCAGTTCATTCTCAGTACTAAGCTGGTATCTGCCTTTCAGATTCACTCACAGAGATATACCCACTCTGAATCCATTAAAgtttactataaagaaatatcacATGAGGTGTGGCATAATATAACCCAGATATTTTTCAGTAATGTGTTAATCACCTCTACATAACTGATTATAAAATTTTCACTTGAacattcataaataaaatgaaatttaccaTGAATTTCAAGTAAATTACAGATTTGTCACAAGGCAAATAACCATGATTTACTACTTCTTAAGCATGactctgatgaaataaattatttctccagATGAACCACAGGTTTCTCACCAATCAAATGGTTAAAAGACCTATGATGTGTTTTGAATAATCTAATGAACTAATAGAAAACGTGTTTCCTatctagcaaatatttattaaatataagtcATTGGTCCCTtattcattaaaaagttagaaagtaaTGACCCAGACTCCAGCATTCTTCAGAACTGAACAAGCTTTATGCAGAATATAGGATTCAATTCATATATATAGTCTCTCTAATGTTATATAATTCAGGTATTCATGACAAGGCTTAAAGACAGTCTAGCAGCACAAGACAAGACCGCTGAGGCTGCTATACTGAGGAAATCTTAGTCCGATGATTCCTGTGATATGAAGCTTTCTGTTCTCAACTTTCTCTCGGCAATCCAAACATCAGTTATCATcgtttctcttttaaatttaccTTCTCACTACACTtgttcaaagatttaaaaagcctcttcattgttttttttctaacCAGCCCTTATAAAGCATTTCCACAGAACCCTAAATTGTACTCTATCTACTATATTCCTTCTTCTGAGTGTGCAaccataattaaataattatatttcttatatgtTACTTTTACTTACCAGAAGGCAAAAAGGTTAATTACCAAAAGGTAAAGTGAATGGGGATAAGAATAATAATGACTTCTTTAGTTGTCCTTtcacaaagtttttaaaagctcaaaTACATTTTATCAAACTCTTCTTTTCCCTCAACACTGCACAGCTCTTGTCCAAGTCCTATCACACTGGATTTATTGAACTCAGCTGCTAGAACATCAGACTCATTGTTGGGCTGTGATGTTCTGCTCTTCACTCATCTCTATCGCCTGCATTAATCACAATCCTAAGTCTATTTCAGGCAACAGTATAGTTAATGGGTCAATTATTTCCCTATGAGATTATAGGAtggatagaagaaaaagaaatatataaatgaaacctctcatatctttttttgtaaatagcCTTAATAGGGGCTGGAATAAAGTAGTGtaatattagaaattatattGATAATTTCGGAGTCTTTGACACACGATACCCAACCTAGAGTCCTGAGAAAACTTAATGGGGGGCCAGATACCTGAAAGCCTCCTGATTGCATTTGGAACACCCAGGCAGGGTGGATTTTacatcataaaaacaaacaaacaaaaaaagaataaaaatgaaacaccCATGCAAATTGGAGAAAACTGCCCATTTGCCAGCAATATGGGTATAATTTCAGTAGAAAGAGGCATCCCCTACTCACTAGTGAATGCATTGTCAGGAACTcagtttctctctgtcttcctctggatttccacttgcagacactTTAGGCACTAAGAAAAGCTGAGGTTGGAGAAAGAACATGTGAGACACCAGTCTTGTGCACAATTTTCAGATCAATCTGTGATGAAAAGCCAGACTTTCACTGAAGTGTGACACCAGCTGCACCACAGCCTAACCAACAGACACAAACATGCAGAGGCCTCTCCTCTTTTCCCGTGGTCAAAATTAAGAAGCCTATGACTATGGTTGCTAATAAAGAAGGAACACAGATATCTTGTGAATGAGAACATCAAAAGCACGGAGTTTTGTATGTTAATTGGCACAAGTCCAGATATTCAATTCCCTCACTGATTTTAAAACACAGGGATCCCTGACTCCATCCACATGTGGAATATGATTTCCACCTATAGATAAACACTGGGATTTCTCAGATTTTATTATCCTAGCTTTATGCCCTAGCAACGTTTCTCCAACACCCACCACAGCCTTCTGAAGCCTTACTCCACTTTTATTTTCACTCAACTCTGACTTTTGTATTTCCCCTTGGAACTTGGAAATAATCAAGTAAGAATCTGTTTTAgggtggagtgtggtggctcacgcctgtaatcccagcactttgggaggccaaggcacgtggatcacctgaggtcaagtgttcgagactagcctggccaacatggtgaaaccccgtctgtagtaaaaatacaaaaattaactgggtatggtggtgcttgcctgtaatcccagctactcaggaggctgaaacaggagaatctcttgaacccaggaggcagagattacagtgagccgagatcccaccactgcactccagcgagggtgacagagcgagactctgtctcaaaaaaaaaaatctgttttaggATGGGGATAATCAATTGAgggatttatttcacttagaggGTCAACACTCCCATCCTGCTAATATAGCCCTTAAAATCTCCTGCATCAGAAATTAGCAGGAGTACCCCGAGTCATGGTGTTTCTCTCCTGTGTATACAGTCACAATCCTCTAGGATgctcagaaaatacaaaatgacttAGGAGAGGGAGAAATTTAGCAGCTCAATCTGATATTTTACTAACGTGGTATCTAAAATTCTTGCAATCATGGTTTATATTAGTCTTTGTTAGTTGCAATATCTCTGATTATCATGATACATATTTGCTGAGAAATACCGATGTCCATGTATACATTCGTAcatagatatgtagatatataggTGCATATGTTTATATGAATGTATGTGTTTGAGACAGGGGGAAACATGCATGTATTATTtccctgctaaaaatataaaaataattaaatatattttatgtacaaatgataattatgtgtcataaacaaaaaatttactgACCCATTTGTACATGAagtccaggaaaaataaaaagagtaactTTGTATTAATTGTGACATTGTGCTTACAGATGTacatatatttccttatttaacCCTCATAATAACCCTGCTGATTACAGTTTATTTACCAATTTAATAAATGATCAACAGAGTttgaaaaatatgacaaaattacaaaattagaaaatgacccagcaatacttttaattatattctgCGTGTCGCTGCCTCTTCTTGCTTTTTGACAAAATTACTCCCCTAACCAACGTTCTCTATGATTCTGGGGACTCCAGTATTTAGACCCCAGGTCCCAAACATCATTGTGTCTATTTTTACTGCCACATTTAATGCACATTTACAGACTTCAACAAGCACTTTTCAATATCaacttttttcttattccttGGACTATTTTCTACATCTGTTCATCAAGATTCCAGTAACATATGACTCCATCTGCCTGTCCCTTCCATGAATGTACCTGACAGTACATGTATTATGTAGTCTATAATTCAAGCAGAACAGCTATTCcttcaaaaaaataagatattagaGAATGCCTACAAAGCTTCAGTGAAACCAGCTGTAACCCTTAATATTATTACCAAGTAAACTCTTCCTCGAATATCAAAATAAGATTTGGGCTTTAGAGAATATTTGTGTGTAATTATAACCCAAACATGAATGAAAAGTCATTTAACTGGTCATATACAGACTGTGCCAGGGACAaagaaaggacaaatattataagAAAGTTAAAGCATACTTATTTCATAAAGGACTCTTGTGTGGAATCTATAAAAACTATTTCAAGATGTagagattaaatatatttaaaaacacatacatacacaagcaATCTTTAGGAGAAACTTAAAAACTTATGTTATGGgtctaaaattttcattaattcgtggaaaaaaatgtattgacaAACTTTTCACCAGAGCAGAAATAACAACTTATGTATTTGGTGACTTCAAGATGAGAGCCTGCACAGCTTAGTATCTCCCTCCAGAtgtctctctctattttttttttttttttttttttggcggagtatcactcttgttgcccaggctggagtgcagtggcgcgatctcggctcaccgcaacctccacctcccgggttcaagcaattctccagcctcagcctcctgagtagctgggatgacaggcttgcGCCAtcgtgctcggctaattttgtactagacgtggtttctccattttggtcgcgctggtctaaaactcctgacctcaggtgatccgccagcctccgcctctcaaagtattgggattacaggcgtgagccaccgtgcccggcccagatctCTTAAAAAGTCAAGAGGAAGGAACCATTCTGCATCCTCAATATTACCTTAATATTTTAAGGACACCCGTAAAAATTAAGAGGCCGACTTGTGACTTCCTAGCCCTTTCACGGCTATTTAGACACAACTTAGTGAAGTATTAGGAATGCATTATTAGGTCTTAAGTTCCTGGACAACAAAACCATGTTCTCCAACAGATCTTCAGTAAAAATAACTGATGTCTATATTGTTTTGCctgtcctttcccttcctttaatTCAGAACTGCAGTCTCGAAAAGTGCTATTATTTAGTAGATTCTCTCACTTCTCAACACCAGTGCTATACAATGTTGAATGACATCTCAGGTGCTAGGGAAACAGCAGCTGACATTCTAGCaatgaacaaatagaaaagcAAAGATCACCACAGAGTAaaagagaatagatttttttaaagtatgaaaccAAAACGAATATATATCAGATTACACTATAAATGGAAAATCCTATTATCTTGACGGGATTGCAAGTCAGATTACACTATAAATGGAAAATCCTATTATCTTGACAGGATTGCAAGCCTCTCATGGCTTCCAACATCCAATATATTCAAAGCAGTTCAGGAATGGTGAAagtggaatggaatttaaaattattctaaggTTTTATGTGTGAAAGCACCATGCCctgaaacaaaacatttatttttaaagtgcataaTGAACACTGCATACAAAGTTTGTGTaacaggagagaggaaaaatctcacattttaaaaaaaggaatatgcaACATATttagatacaataaaataaaattaaattaaaatacagcaATAGAAGACAGAAtctaacatctgaaaatcaagggagaaatctattttaaagaaacttggcgcaatttttaaagtacatgatgaaaaataataatacctgagTATAGTACGTAAAAGTACCAATACAATAAAGCTAAAACAATATCCATGGACAAATTATTTGCTGTacgttatttttaaaaaataatctaagtaCTTACCTCAATAaggtaaatgaatgaaatttaaacaTTGCTTGAGAAAATCTGAGAAAGGAGATGAATATAGAGAAGCAGAATATAATTTAACTATAAACCAcacaaatagaatttaaaaataagtggtaGCCAACATGCCCAACACGATTTTCTGTGATGAAAGAAATTCTCTATATCTGCATTGTCCAATGCAGTAACTACCACACATATGTAGTTACAGAATTTCTAGATTGGCCACGACTTTGGCTATTACTACTAAGGATATGCcatttagttatttaattataatttatttacagTTTATAGTCACATGTGACTAGTAGTTACTATTTTGGCCAATACAGATCTAGAATCTTGGAGGAGGCagttaaaataatgagatatggtcaaaacaaaaatggaaaaggcaCACAAATAGTGAACACAGAATATGAGAATGTGAAGTAACAATTCacacaataaaatgtaataatgagATGCTGCCTTGA contains:
- the ZNF705G gene encoding putative zinc finger protein 705G → MHSLKKLTFEDVAIDFTQEEWAMMDTSKRKLYRDVMLENISHLVSLGYQISKSYIILQLEQGKELWREGRVFLQDQNPNRESALKKTHMISMHPITRKDASTSMTMENSLILEDPFECNDSGEDCTRSSTITQCLLTHSGKKPYVSKQCGKSLRNLLSTEPHKQIHTKGKSYQCNLCEKAYTNCFHLRRHKMTHTGERPYACHLCRKAFTQCSHLRRHEKTHTGQRPYKCHQYGKVFIQSFNLQRHERTHLGKKCYECDKSGKAFSQSSGFRGNKIIHTGEKPHACLLCGKAFSLSSNLR